In Rhipicephalus microplus isolate Deutch F79 chromosome 7, USDA_Rmic, whole genome shotgun sequence, one genomic interval encodes:
- the IFT46 gene encoding intraflagellar transport 46: MPKEEGPSSTKDKAGGTGGKPGLLASMLNPFRKQAKPEAVQGIMAAASSEEGPAHRQQEDEEDDEEEDDAEDEDEDEPVITVEGAYDPTEFDSLTVSTEIKEIFGFITRYTPQTVELDQELRPFVPELIPAVGDIDAFLKVPRPDGRADSVQLGLRVLDEPSAQQSDPSILALRLRALSRDARLATTSKAVVKSVDKPEEQNREIELWLQSVQELHRARPPPTVHYTRNMPDVESLMQEWPPDFEEMLAEVQVPTAELECSLEEYATMACLLMDIPVYKGKLIQSLHVLFTLFTAFKNSQHFGAMGMGTGGGTSGGGKAPVEDTDAEGVDRLVL; the protein is encoded by the exons GACAAGGCGGGCGGCACAGGGGGCAAGCCGGGCCTGCTGGCTTCCATGCTCAACCCGTTCCGGAAGCAGGCCAAACCGGAAGCAGTGCAGGGAATCATGGCGGCGGCGTCGTCCGAAGAAGGACCAGCTCATCGGCAACAGGAGGACgaggaagacgacgaagaagaggacgacgccgaggacGAAGACGAGGATGAGCCGGTTATCACCGTTGAAGG GGCCTACGACCCGACAGAGTTCGACTCCCTGACGGTATCGACTGAGATCAAGGAAATCTTTGGATTCATCACAAG GTACACGCCCCAGACGGTCGAGCTGGACCAGGAGCTGCGGCCGTTCGTACCCGAGCTCATACCAGCTGTGGGCGACATTGACGCCTTTCTCAAGGTGCCCCGTCCGGACGGCCGCGCGGACAGCGTCCAGCTTGGCCTTCGCGTGCTGGACGAACCTAGCGCTCAGCAGTCGGACCCTTCCATACTGGCCCTGAGGCTGCGTGCACTCTCCAGGGACGCGAGACTAGCGACTACTAGCAAAGCC GTTGTGAAGAGCGTGGATAAGCCGGAGGAACAAAACCGAGAGATTGAGTTGTGGCTCCAGAGCGTCCAGGAGCTGCACAGGGCCAGGCCACCGCCAACTGTGCACTACACCAG AAACATGCCGGATGTGGAATCTCTGATGCAGGAGTGGCCCCCAGACTTCGAAGAAATGCTAGCCGAG GTGCAGGTGCCGACCGCAGAGCTAGAGTGCTCCCTGGAGGAATACGCTACCATGGCCTGCC TGCTGATGGACATCCCGGTGTACAAGGGCAAGTTGATCCAGTCTCTGCACGTCCTATTCACCCTCTTCACCGCCTTCAAGAATTCACAG CATTTTGGCGCGATGGGCATGGGCACCGGCGGAGGCACCAGTGGTGGTGGGAAGGCTCCCGTCGAGGACACTGACGCGGAAGGAGTGGATCGTCTTGTGCTTTGA